The Glycine max cultivar Williams 82 chromosome 12, Glycine_max_v4.0, whole genome shotgun sequence genome window below encodes:
- the LOC100790060 gene encoding SRSF protein kinase 3 — MERSVDYSSEEECTEDYRRGGYHAVRVGDAFNNGRYIVQSKLGWGHFSTVWLAWDTLNSHYVALKIQKSAQHYTEAAMDEIKILKQIAEGDPDDKKCVVKLLDHFKHSGPNGQHVCMVFEFLGDNLLTLIKYSGYRGLPLPMVKEICFHILVGLDYLHRELSVIHTDLKPENVLLLSLINPSKDPRKSGAPLILPNTKDKAVSNNGTNQDNKILNGDPMKNQKKKMQRKAKVAQGCVEKETSEEAEDYKGLEQEDSGNDVKLSVESVEDKHNSSLSKDESSSSKIFEKDVSQGSHGHRRGSRSMRKKLLEAVDLKCKLVDFGSACWTYKQFTNDIQTRQYRCPEVLLGSKYSTPADLWSFACICFELATGDVLFDPHSGDNYDRDEDHLALMMELLGKMPPKIALGGRYSREFLNRHGDLRHISNLRFWPMDKVLMDKYNFNEQDTNDLVDFLVPILDFVPEKRPTAAQCLSHPWMSAGPRTLESSITTVQPDAINEELSKRRKRETAEKEAVEIGLRNISIKETSEPLKDSQPLKSFK; from the exons ATGGAGAGAAGTGTTGATTACAGTTCAGAGGAGGAATGCACGGAGGATTATCGGCGTGGAGGATACCACGCGGTTCGAGTCGGCGACGCTTTCAACAATGGCCGTTACATCGTGCAGTCCAAACTCGGTTGGGGCCATTTTTCCACCGTCTGGCTCGCTTGGGACACTCTCAATTCG CATTATGTAGCCCTTAAAATTCAGAAGAGTGCACAGCACTATACTGAAGCCGCGATGGATGAAATAAAGATTCTCAAACAAATAGCTGAGGGGGACCCGGATGATAAGAAATGTGTTGTGAAGCTTTTGGATCATTTTAAGCATTCGGGGCCTAATGGCCAGCATGTGTGTATGGTTTTTGAATTCCTGGGTGATAATCTTCTCACCCTTATCAAATATAGTGGCTATCGTGGGCTTCCTCTCCCCATGGTTAAAGAAATCTGTTTTCATATTTTGGTGGGCTTGGATTACTTGCATCGCGAGCTTTCTGTCATTCACACTGATTTGAAGCCAGAGAATGTGTTGCTTCTGTCACTGATAAATCCATCTAAAGATCCTAGGAAATCAGGTGCTCCACTCATCCTTCCTAACACCAAGGATAAGGCTGTGTCCAATAATGGGACTAACCAAgacaataaaattttgaatggaGATCCGATGAAGaaccagaaaaagaaaatgcagaGGAAGGCTAAGGTAGCTCAAGGCTGTGTTGAGAAGGAAACTTCAGAGGAAGCTGAGGATTATAAAGGACTCGAGCAAGAAGATAGTGGCAATGATGTGAAATTAAGTGTGGAATCAGTTGAAGATAAACATAATAGTTCTCTGAgtaaagatgaatcgagttcaTCTAAGATTTTTGAGAAGGATGTTTCACAAGGAAGTCATGGTCACAGGAGAGGCAGCCGTTCCATGAGAAAGAAGTTGCTGGAAGCTGTTGATCTTAAGTGCAAGCTGGTTGATTTTGGTAGTGCTTGTTGGACTTACAAACAATTCACAAATGATATTCAGACAAGGCAATATAGGTGTCCTGAGGTTCTTCTTGGATCCAAATATTCAACCCCTGCAGATTTATGGTCCTTTGCTTGCATTTGCTTCGAGCTTGCCACTGGTGATGTTCTTTTTGATCCTCACAGTGGTGACAACTATGATAGAGATGAG GATCAtctggcattgatgatggagctTCTTGGGAAGATGCCTCCCAAG ATTGCACTAGGTGGTCGCTATTCCCGAGAATTTCTCAATAGACATGGTGACTTGAGGCACATCAGCAATTTGCGATTTTGGCCAATGGATAAGGTGCTGATGGACAAGTATAATTTCAATGAGCAAGACACAAATGACTTGGTTGACTTCCTTGTTCCAATACTTGATTTTGTCCCGGAAAAGAGACCAACAGCTGCTCAGTGCCTTAGTCATCCATGGATGAGTGCAGGTCCTCGGACTCTTGAGTCCTCAATAACTACCGTGCAACCTGATGCCATCAACGAGGAATTGTCTAAAAGGAGGAAGAGGGAAacggctgagaaggaggcagtGGAAATTGGTTTGAGGAATATATCCATTAAAGAAACATCTGAGCCTCTCAAAGACTCCCAACCTCTAAAGTCATTCAAATAG
- the LOC100806313 gene encoding putative phospholipid:diacylglycerol acyltransferase 2 isoform X2 translates to MVSISKLKKFYLVEPLKSSSLGFHSFEETKKCESIVINEVEGKRQKKHRKKQCKDWRCIDYCFWMIGYMCTTWWLLSLLYGCLPAMLLGFEAPVSPGVRLSREGVTALHPVVLVPGIVTGGLELWEGRSCAEGLFRKRLWGDSFAQILKRPLCWLEHLSLHDETGLDPPGIRVRAVPGLVAADNFASGYLLWADLIENLARIGYEGKNLFMAAYDWRLSFQNTEIRDQALSRLKSHIELMFVTNGYKKVVVVPQSMGAIYFLHFLKWVETPPPMGGGSGPGWCDKYIKAIMNVSPAFLGDPRAVSNIFSTESSVGFVRTVASGILNFDYVGRQTLEHAMRVCRTWDSIISLMPKGGETIWGGLDWCLEDWNNYDQEISWGSNSATFNLSYEAVWIDCDEMSRESIQKISKKRAYTARTVFDILNFVAPKMMKRAEAHFSHGIAENLEDPKYAHYRYWSNPLETKLPDAPDMEIYCLYGVGIPTERSHVHKFYPSEKDKSIPFQIDSSADGEDGSWLHNGVYFVDGDESVPIVSSGFMCAKGWHGRTRFNPSGTATYTIEYQLKQPGGLIDRRGLENGASSNIMGNAALIEDVLLVAAGATGVDIGGDRIFSDIMRMSERINLRL, encoded by the exons ATGGTTTCAATTTCGAAGTTGAAGAAGTTCTACTTGGTGGAGCCATTGAAGTCATCTTCCCTTGGTTTTCATTCTTTTGAAGAAACCAAGAAGTGTGAGAGCATTGTTATAAATGAAGTGGAAGGAAAGAGGCAAAAGAAGCATAGAAAGAAGCAGTGTAAGGATTGGAGGTGCATTGATTATTGCTTTTGGATGATAGGGTACATGTGCACCACTTGGTGGCTTCTCTCTTTGTTGTATGGTTGCTTGCCTGCCATGTTGCTTGGCTTTGAGGCACCAGTGTCACCTGGGGTGAGGCTAAGTCGTGAGGGAGTCACTGCACTTCACCCAGTTGTTCTTGTACCGGGCATTGTGACTGGTGGGTTGGAGCTATGGGAAGGGAGGTCTTGTGCAGAGGGCCTTTTCAGAAAGCGGTTGTGGGGTGATAGTTTTGCTCAAATCCTCAAAAG GCCTTTGTGCTGGTTAGAGCATCTCTCTTTGCATGATGAGACTGGTCTGGACCCTCCAGGCATTAGAGTCAGGGCAGTGCCTGGGCTTGTTGCTGCAGATAATTTTGCTTCTGGTTATCTTCTTTGGGCAGATTTGATTGAAAATTTGGCAAGAATTGGTTATGAAGGGAAGAATTTGTTTATGGCTGCCTATGACTGGAGACTGTCTTTCCAGAATACTGAG ATTCGAGACCAAGCACTTAGTAGATTGAAGAGTCATATTGAGCTTATGTTTGTAACCAATGGCTATAAGAAAGTGGTGGTGGTACCACAATCTATGGGGGCTATTTATTTTCTCCATTTCCTAAAATGGGTTGAGACACCTCCTCCCATGGGAGGCGGCAGCGGTCCGGGTTGGTGTGACAAGTACATCAAAGCAATCATGAATGTTAGCCCTGCATTTCTTGGTGATCCTAGGGCTGTTAGCAATATATTTTCAACCGAAAGCAGTGTTGGATTTGTCAG AACTGTGGCTTCtggcattttaaattttgattacgTTGGTCGTCAAACTCTTGAGCACGCCATGCGAGTGTGTAGAACGTGGGATTCAATCATCTCATTGATGCCAAAAGGTGGTGAAACCATCTGGGGTGGCTTGGATTGGTGTCTTGAAGACTGGAATAACTATGATCAG GAAATTTCATGGGGAAGTAATTCTGCTACTTTTAACTTATCATATGAGGCTGTGTGGATTGATTGTGATGAGATGAGCAGAGAAAGCAttcaaaaaatttctaaaaaaagagCTTATACTGCAAGAACAGTTTTTGATATACTTAACTTTGTGGCTCCAAAAATGATGAAGCGTGCTGAGGCTCACTTCTCTCACGGGATAGCAGAGAACTTAGAAGATCCTAAATATGCTCATTACAGATACTGGTCTAATCCACTTGAAACCAA ACTACCAGATGCTCCGGATATGGAAATATACTGTCTTTATGGAGTTGGAATTCCGACTGAAAGATCACATGTACACAAGTTCTACCCTTCTGAAAAGGACAAGAGTATTCCTTTCCAAATTGATAGTTCAGCAGATGGAGAAGATGGAAGTTGGCTACACAATGGTGTTTATTTTGTGGATGGTGATGAGAGTGTACCTATTGTAAGCTCAGGGTTCATGTGCGCCAAAGGATGGCACGGAAGAACACGGTTCAATCCATCTGGCACGGCTACATATACAATAGAGTATCAGCTAAAACAACCAGGTGGTCTTATTGATCGGAGAGGCCTAGAGAATGGAGCAAGTTCCAACATTATGGGAAATGCTGCCTTAATTGAAGATGTTTTACTAGTAGCTGCTGGAGCCACTGGAGTAGATATTGGAGGTGATAGGATATTTTCAGATATAATGAGGATGTCTGAGAGGATAAATCTCAGACTATGA
- the LOC100806313 gene encoding putative phospholipid:diacylglycerol acyltransferase 2 isoform X1: MVSISKLKKFYLVEPLKSSSLGFHSFEETKKCESIVINEVEGKRQKKHRKKQCKDWRCIDYCFWMIGYMCTTWWLLSLLYGCLPAMLLGFEAPVSPGVRLSREGVTALHPVVLVPGIVTGGLELWEGRSCAEGLFRKRLWGDSFAQILKRPLCWLEHLSLHDETGLDPPGIRVRAVPGLVAADNFASGYLLWADLIENLARIGYEGKNLFMAAYDWRLSFQNTEIRDQALSRLKSHIELMFVTNGYKKVVVVPQSMGAIYFLHFLKWVETPPPMGGGSGPGWCDKYIKAIMNVSPAFLGDPRAVSNIFSTESSVGFVRTVASGILNFDYVGRQTLEHAMRVCRTWDSIISLMPKGGETIWGGLDWCLEDWNNYDQQEISWGSNSATFNLSYEAVWIDCDEMSRESIQKISKKRAYTARTVFDILNFVAPKMMKRAEAHFSHGIAENLEDPKYAHYRYWSNPLETKLPDAPDMEIYCLYGVGIPTERSHVHKFYPSEKDKSIPFQIDSSADGEDGSWLHNGVYFVDGDESVPIVSSGFMCAKGWHGRTRFNPSGTATYTIEYQLKQPGGLIDRRGLENGASSNIMGNAALIEDVLLVAAGATGVDIGGDRIFSDIMRMSERINLRL; encoded by the exons ATGGTTTCAATTTCGAAGTTGAAGAAGTTCTACTTGGTGGAGCCATTGAAGTCATCTTCCCTTGGTTTTCATTCTTTTGAAGAAACCAAGAAGTGTGAGAGCATTGTTATAAATGAAGTGGAAGGAAAGAGGCAAAAGAAGCATAGAAAGAAGCAGTGTAAGGATTGGAGGTGCATTGATTATTGCTTTTGGATGATAGGGTACATGTGCACCACTTGGTGGCTTCTCTCTTTGTTGTATGGTTGCTTGCCTGCCATGTTGCTTGGCTTTGAGGCACCAGTGTCACCTGGGGTGAGGCTAAGTCGTGAGGGAGTCACTGCACTTCACCCAGTTGTTCTTGTACCGGGCATTGTGACTGGTGGGTTGGAGCTATGGGAAGGGAGGTCTTGTGCAGAGGGCCTTTTCAGAAAGCGGTTGTGGGGTGATAGTTTTGCTCAAATCCTCAAAAG GCCTTTGTGCTGGTTAGAGCATCTCTCTTTGCATGATGAGACTGGTCTGGACCCTCCAGGCATTAGAGTCAGGGCAGTGCCTGGGCTTGTTGCTGCAGATAATTTTGCTTCTGGTTATCTTCTTTGGGCAGATTTGATTGAAAATTTGGCAAGAATTGGTTATGAAGGGAAGAATTTGTTTATGGCTGCCTATGACTGGAGACTGTCTTTCCAGAATACTGAG ATTCGAGACCAAGCACTTAGTAGATTGAAGAGTCATATTGAGCTTATGTTTGTAACCAATGGCTATAAGAAAGTGGTGGTGGTACCACAATCTATGGGGGCTATTTATTTTCTCCATTTCCTAAAATGGGTTGAGACACCTCCTCCCATGGGAGGCGGCAGCGGTCCGGGTTGGTGTGACAAGTACATCAAAGCAATCATGAATGTTAGCCCTGCATTTCTTGGTGATCCTAGGGCTGTTAGCAATATATTTTCAACCGAAAGCAGTGTTGGATTTGTCAG AACTGTGGCTTCtggcattttaaattttgattacgTTGGTCGTCAAACTCTTGAGCACGCCATGCGAGTGTGTAGAACGTGGGATTCAATCATCTCATTGATGCCAAAAGGTGGTGAAACCATCTGGGGTGGCTTGGATTGGTGTCTTGAAGACTGGAATAACTATGATCAG CAGGAAATTTCATGGGGAAGTAATTCTGCTACTTTTAACTTATCATATGAGGCTGTGTGGATTGATTGTGATGAGATGAGCAGAGAAAGCAttcaaaaaatttctaaaaaaagagCTTATACTGCAAGAACAGTTTTTGATATACTTAACTTTGTGGCTCCAAAAATGATGAAGCGTGCTGAGGCTCACTTCTCTCACGGGATAGCAGAGAACTTAGAAGATCCTAAATATGCTCATTACAGATACTGGTCTAATCCACTTGAAACCAA ACTACCAGATGCTCCGGATATGGAAATATACTGTCTTTATGGAGTTGGAATTCCGACTGAAAGATCACATGTACACAAGTTCTACCCTTCTGAAAAGGACAAGAGTATTCCTTTCCAAATTGATAGTTCAGCAGATGGAGAAGATGGAAGTTGGCTACACAATGGTGTTTATTTTGTGGATGGTGATGAGAGTGTACCTATTGTAAGCTCAGGGTTCATGTGCGCCAAAGGATGGCACGGAAGAACACGGTTCAATCCATCTGGCACGGCTACATATACAATAGAGTATCAGCTAAAACAACCAGGTGGTCTTATTGATCGGAGAGGCCTAGAGAATGGAGCAAGTTCCAACATTATGGGAAATGCTGCCTTAATTGAAGATGTTTTACTAGTAGCTGCTGGAGCCACTGGAGTAGATATTGGAGGTGATAGGATATTTTCAGATATAATGAGGATGTCTGAGAGGATAAATCTCAGACTATGA
- the LOC102667779 gene encoding UDP-D-apiose/UDP-D-xylose synthase 2, with product MARVDLDGNPMKALTICMIGAGGFIGSHLCEKLMSETPHTVLALDVYNDKIKHLLEPSDSPWAGRITFHRLNIKHDSRLEGLIKMADLTINLAAICTPADYNTRPLDTIYSNFIDALPVVKYCSENNKRLIHFSTCEVYGKTIGAFLPKDSPLRKDPAYYVLKEDESPCIFGSIEKQRWSYACAKQLIERLIYAEGAENGLEFTIVRPFNWIGPRMDFIPGIDGPSEGVPRVLACFSNNLLRGEPLKLVDGGQSQRTFVYIKDAIEAVLLMIENPARANGHIFNVGNPNNEVTVRQLAEIMIKVYSKVSGEQTPETPTVDVSSKEFYGEGYDDSDKRIPDMTIINRQLGWNPKTSLWDLLESTLTYQHRTYAEAVKKVIAKPVAS from the exons ATGGCGCGAGTGGATCTGGACGGGAACCCCATGAAGGCACTTACGATCTGCATGATCGGCGCTGGCGGCTTCATAGGCTCGCATCTCTGCGAGAAGCTCATGTCCGAAACCCCTCACACCGTCCTCGCCCTCGACGTCTACAACGACAAGATCAAACACCTCCTCGAACCCTCCGATTCCCCCTGGGCCGGCCGCATCACCTTCCACCGCCTCAACATCAAACACGACTCTCGCCTCGAAGGCCTCATCAAGATGGCAGATCTC ACTATTAATCTGGCTGCCATTTGCACTCCCGCGGATTACAACACCCGCCCTCTCGACACCATTTACAGCAATTTCATCGACGCGCTCCCCGTG GTGAAATACTGTTCCGAGAACAACAAGCGCCTTATCCATTTCTCTACTTGCGAAGTGTACGGAAAGACGATTGGAGCCTTTCTCCCTAAAGATAGTCCTCTTCGTAAG GATCCGGCATACTATGTTCTTAAAGAAGACGAGTCTCCTTGCATTTTTGGTTCTATTGAAAAACAGAGGTGGTCTTATGCCTGTGCGAAACAGTTGATTGAGAGGCTGATTTATG CTGAGGGTGCTGAAAATGGCTTGGAGTTCACAATTGTGAGGCCTTTTAACTGGATTGGACCTCGAATGGATTTCATTCCTGGCATTGATGGTCCAAGTGAGGGTGTTCCTCGGGTTCTTGCATGCTTTAGCAAT AATCTTCTCAGAGGAGAGCCCCTCAAGCTTGTGGACGGTGGCCAGTCCCAGAGAACCTTTGTTTACATTAAAGATGCTATTGAAGCTGTCTTGCTGATGATT GAAAACCCTGCCAGGGCCAATGGCCACATATTTAATGTGGGTAACCCAAACAATGAGGTTACTGTTAGGCAGCTTGCTGAAATAATGATTAAG GTTTATTCAAAGGTAAGTGGCGAACAAACTCCTGAAACACCTACCGTTGATGTGAGCTCAAAAGAATTTTATGGTGAGGGATATGATGATAGTGACAAGAGAATCCCTGACATGACCATAATAAACAGGCAGCTTG GATGGAATCCCAAGACTTCACTTTGGGACCTGCTTGAGTCCACTCTGACATATCAGCACAGGACATATGCTGAAGCCGTTAAGAAAGTCATTGCAAAACCCGTTGCAAGTTAA